The nucleotide sequence GCAATTGCTGTGGATGATGCTTATTGGTCAAAGCCTGCGACTGTGGGAATCAAAACAAAAGCAACAATTCCTGGTGCTTCTCCAGAAACAGATATTGGAAGCTTTGAGATCAGTAGCAGAGTGTTAGGTCGTGAGGTTTTTGTTTACTGGcaacacataaataattttttgaagaatGGCAATGATTTCAAGTACGTAATAACAGATGTTAGAGAAAATGGTATTCAAAAACAGTTGTTTCCTGTTGAAATGCAAAATGCATATGCAAAATTTAAAGGGCTAAGCAAAAGTAGTAGCTACAGTTTTACAATTGTATCTGCAAATGCAGTTGGACATTCACTTGAATCTTCAAAAGTTTTCATTCCAAGTGAAGATGAAATCCCACCACAACCCATATCATTTGCAAACACCGCTTTTCAAAATGGAACTTTTGAGTTGTCCTGGAAACCACCTGCTAACATCTCAGGGATAAAAGATTATACTATTTTCTGGTGTGAGGATGAACGTGATCGTCCATATCAGTGCAAAGGTTTTCTAGACTGGATACATGTACCCAAAAATGAAAATGTCAAGTTATTGCACGTGCCTAATAATAACAACACCTATCAGTTTGCCATTTCTGTCAATAGTGAAAAAGCTAGCAGTGGAATGGTATGGGCTTCGTGTACGGTGATACATAACCAGAGCATTAGAAAAATGAAAGAAGTGAAGATAAAAAGTGTTAATGCAACTTTCTTAGAACTAGAATGGATCTTGGACTGTTCCGAACATGTCGGGACGGTGAAAGGATACCGTATTTACTATTGCCCCACGCCAGAGATGAAGACCATCGAGTGCAAAGGAGAGGAAATGAACGAGACGGTAGACGACGGTCCGTGGGCGCAAGGTAATTACGTGGTGCGAAACTTGAAGCCGTATACCACGTACAGGGTTTCAGTTGCAGTGATCAGCAGCAAACTGGTGGAAGGTCCTCGCAGCGATTACAAATTCGTCACCACCACGGAAAGTGCCCCACAGCCGGTGGAGAATTTGTCGGTTTCCAAGATCACGAACGTTTCCGTGCTGGTGTCGTGGGCGCCGCCGGCAATCCAAAACGGCATCATCAAGCGCTACGAGATATCGTACAACGGTCATTCGAAGACGGTCTATCCTCCCGCCAACGAGACCACGCTGGATGGACTGACGCCGTTCACGAACTACTCGGTGAGCGTGACGGCGTGCACGGTGAACTGCTCGTTCGTGGTGAGCGTGCCGGTGCAGACCAGGATAGGGAGCCCGGGCCGGATGGAGGCGCCCAAGGTGAGCATCACCAACACGTCGCAGGCGCGGGTGAGCTGGGAGCCTCCGCTGCTACCCGGGGGGCAGCTCGACAAGTACACGCTGCGGTTGGCGAGCGAGAACGACGCTTCGCCCCCGAGCTACATGGACACCACCGACACGGAGGTGGAAGTGCAGATCAGCTGCGCCAACAAGGGCTGGGGACGGAAGTACCTGTTCGCGGTGCGGGCCTCCAACAGGGACGGGGCGGCCTGGTACGCGGGGCCCTGGAGCGCGGACGGCGAGGGCAGCTGCGTCACCACCGAGATGTCGGAGGCGCTGATCGTCTTCATCAGCCTGTGCGGCGTCATGGCGACGGGGGCGGCCTGCGTCGGGGCCTTCTTCGCCGCCCGCCGGGTGTGGGGCCACTACAACGAGATGCGGCACGTCAAGGTCACCCTCCCTCCCGGCCTGGCCTCCGTCAACGTCTATTGCCCCACGAGCTACTCCTACTGAGCGACGTGGCTTGCCAGCGTGTCTTCTCCGGTGTTTTGGTTTTTGCTGTTTGTGCCTGACTTGTTGTGATATCGTGTGCGTTGCAGATGCAGACCGTTGATATTTTCCGtagctgtgtgtgtgtggactagTTTGCAGTGTTTTGTTTATGGTGTTGCAatgcagaaaataattttaacaacttACACAACTAGATACACATCTTGTTTATGAGGGATGTAGAGTTGCTGGAGGTTTTGTGTTTTAACTCCTTATTACTTCACCACCCCTTGGAAAATGATTCAGTGCAGTTGTTTTTCATTGCCCGAGTATTTAGGAGCCCTTTTATTTTAAGATTCTTGGACATGAGATTacgtgtattttatattttagaagGACCTACATAAACAGTTTCTTCGTGATTAGGCCTATACTTGTACCTTTTTTATTAGCTGCTATGGCAGTGGGCTAGGTTTGTTGCGAGGTGACATGGGCAGAACATCAGATCTACTTGGAGCAACACGGTTGTATGTTGTTTGCCTTCACTTAGCCACCGTGCGATACATTGCGAGAGGTGATATTGTTCCGTACCTGCAAAGTTTACAATAATGTGTGAACAGAAACTTTTCAAACTGGCGTCCATAACACAAAGGTTGACCGAGGATCAAGCCTAAGGGTCTTGACTGAGCAGAGTTCACTATCGGGAGCTGTAGAATGCTCATGGTCACAGGATGTTACTAAGTCCCAAACAAAATTTTCTTGTGCACTTGGTGGATTGTGGTTATTGATTGGTGGGTACCTACTTTTTAATACAGATTTCATTTATGACTTGCTAGGGTGTGTCATTTGTTGCATACTTTTATTGATAGTATTATCCAGCCAATCTGAACTATTGAACTCAGCCATGTCCGTCTACAATCACCAAATTTAACTCAAGCCTGCCTTGTGCTAGTTCCATTCGACAACACGATTGAACTGAGTTCCAAAATTTTAACCTCTTATTGACTGCAAGATAGCACTCGGCCTAGTGAGGATTTTTATGTTCAGAGTAGCTGGAGGATGCTATATATATTCTGCAGCGTGGTCATTTTattcaatgttttattttatgcaGTTTTGAAACCTTACTAGTAAAGACAGTGTTGCCAAAACAAGAAGTGTGTCCACAGTTTCTTGATCAGACAAACAAAGCCATTGTCCAAAAGGGTCATCCACTTTCACAACTCTTATGGTCACGTAAATGTCCCAAAATTAACAGTATCAATGCTGGAAGTTATGAAAAACAGTTCCAGTGTTTACTGCTAattagcaacttttttttttgatgcctCGTTTCCAGTTTATATTTGCTCATTAAATAAGAAAAGTTTAAGAGACTAAAGTATTGTGGATATCTTTATAAAGGTTTCAGcttactaacttaaaaaaaaaaaatggtttgttccAGCTAATATTAGATGTATTAGTGTGTtgtatttaattttgcttatcATATTTAACAAATTACTTTGGGATATCAAACAGCTACAAGAAAAGTATAttaaaaagtcctgaaattgctTCACCATGGTAATTGTTCTCATTGGGTATCCAGTTGTATTTCAACATAAAAtatcgaaataaaaaaaaggaattggATTTGTTTGCGATAACTGTTGTTTTAAACAGTGTAAGAGCAAGctgtaattaattaatattttcaaataaaaatatatgtgatCTTACCCAATATTGGGGTAGTTGCTTGCATGGTTTCAAATATCTTAATTTTGTttgcattaaaaacatttttgtaataaaatgatCTTCCTTGTTCTGGTATCACATGCAAGTAGCACTGAtgagtttttgttttgtttccaagACTATTGATCAACTGGAACTGGCTACTGGCATGGTTGTCAAAGAATTTTGCATGACTGTCCGGATTTGAACCTCTGCCATAAGAACACAGGAAccagaatacttttttttttttttttttgcttaaggtGGCATTCTGAGCGCCGGTTGTAGAAGCTCCATTTACAAACTGATCAAAATTTATGCTAAGTATCTGTTTACAAACAGCATTAAAGAGCCATTGCACTTTCAATGGGAGTTTCATACTTAACACCTCAAGCGGTTGTTTTCACATACATTTTTAGGTGTGAAAAATTTGGTACGCAGTATTGTAACTAGCTTTACTAACCTTTAGCTTCAATATTCTACCATGACATTATGGAATGACACCATAATAGTCGCATACAATTGCGTTTGTCAGACGCAAAGATTACACCATTTTGGCGGCTTTttgatactgttacgatttacctgcgggggttcgtaaaggatagcccaattaaagatttttattacacacacagttttatttattactactacttgccacttacaaataatcttctaaattggcagataattaattacatgtaaagaaatgtcaattccccagtcactcgtttcacacacctcgctgggccgcacttccggcgcaactctcgccgcagcacccctcgtgggtctccgccgcgggactccgtcgccgcacttcgccgccgccgccgtcacacccttcgccgagatcccacacgacgactcgctcgccacttcactcgggactccgccgcgcccgcgactctatcgcccggaaactcccgactccactgaactcactcactccctgccctggaaccttcgtccaaggacttcgccactctgccgcacctgcggcactatcgcccggaaactccgccgcgggagaactccccactcagactctctctctgactcagactgactcgaaggtcggcccaacctccttaaatagcccttgggttcccatccagaacaatcgggcatgtctccgagatatcgcgcgaccttcgccatcgaaatgtccagaaacgtgtcgtgagtcctcgaaggacgcggtggctgctcaaagaacgccgataaacgtgtctgagtccttttattccgcagtgcggcctcttttcagtaacccgatctgaggcaggtgcgcgctgcgacggtcaggatgtagcgagatagtatgacacgagataccagggagaggatgcaggtggaagggggagcagacaggccgaacgagcacagcaacgccaagcactgcagccaagcgcgatcgtaacaatacttttGGATAGCCATGGGGTGAAATGAATTATTGGTGGCGTAAAGAATGGAGTTAATGTTtaggtttttaacattttttttgttagtgatGAAAATCGGAAACAACAGAACATAGCATTGTTCTTCATTTTGGTATAACGTTTGGTTATATAAAGAGGTTATATAGATTAGCTGAAGACTCGTACAGATAACTATGCTGgctgaataaaaatattaagtcTTATCAGAGAGAACTAGTTAAGGACCTTTTTTTATGCTGTTTCATTTAAATTCTCTCCTGCACAGTTTATATAACTTTTCCTTCTTTAACTTAAGTCGTAAATTTTGATACAAAACAGTATGTGCCATAACATAAATGTACACAAATACTGAAGTGATGTCATACAGGTTTTAATGGTTTCTGTTATGTTTGGCAACACTGGACTTGAGATGCATTAttaaactgttaattttttttcaggtcttGTTTTCCCATTTGAAGTTAACAATTTGCTCATTTTTAGGGAGTGTTTTTTTCCTGGAGTGACCTTGTAGCATGTTGCGAGTGTCAGGTGATGTTTAATGTGGGTGTACACgattatcttttttaaaaaaaaattatttgctatttTACTGTGGTGTATTTTGGAATCATGGCACCATGAAATGGAACAAAAATGTTCAGTGGCAATGAATCTGTGTCTGCCTATAGTAACAAATATATTCACcaaataatatatgtttttattagtAATTACTAAGACAAAGATGTTTCTTGAGGTGTATCCTATAGAATTATTCTGTAAATATgtatgttgttaatatttttttttgttgctgttgTTTAGTGTTTATAGTTGTCCATACAAACTGTAATATTTGCACAATATTTTACTGGCTGCTAACAAAGGAAACTATTCTA is from Bacillus rossius redtenbacheri isolate Brsri chromosome 15, Brsri_v3, whole genome shotgun sequence and encodes:
- the LOC134539436 gene encoding cytokine receptor, with translation MWALGIMQCCQWIITFQTFKHFKAFLIVLSLLLFIGESAVETCSTGLTTPGTIVPENDIKIKHGDPLEMFCILYENNTYGRNASDLFFERDSKVVSPEYTSIINRTTLRLYIPKPPPSASSYLCKLRMSSKGNKKEPDVAVCLNTVYVGLPPQDVINFTCISNNWENLTCSWTVPKNYVPTTYQVYCYLGVGKLRSRCPNNTDEKFQYCFWNKETSPHYRSVKKEYMFSIDASNDFGNTTFEHSINHWAHVVPAKPKDLSVIQTTSYSALLSWAVTHPMDNFLPGLSVKIEYRSQYDPKTVWQLADTTNFKVSKHAHYNLTGLKYANTVYEARVYMKSAIAVDDAYWSKPATVGIKTKATIPGASPETDIGSFEISSRVLGREVFVYWQHINNFLKNGNDFKYVITDVRENGIQKQLFPVEMQNAYAKFKGLSKSSSYSFTIVSANAVGHSLESSKVFIPSEDEIPPQPISFANTAFQNGTFELSWKPPANISGIKDYTIFWCEDERDRPYQCKGFLDWIHVPKNENVKLLHVPNNNNTYQFAISVNSEKASSGMVWASCTVIHNQSIRKMKEVKIKSVNATFLELEWILDCSEHVGTVKGYRIYYCPTPEMKTIECKGEEMNETVDDGPWAQGNYVVRNLKPYTTYRVSVAVISSKLVEGPRSDYKFVTTTESAPQPVENLSVSKITNVSVLVSWAPPAIQNGIIKRYEISYNGHSKTVYPPANETTLDGLTPFTNYSVSVTACTVNCSFVVSVPVQTRIGSPGRMEAPKVSITNTSQARVSWEPPLLPGGQLDKYTLRLASENDASPPSYMDTTDTEVEVQISCANKGWGRKYLFAVRASNRDGAAWYAGPWSADGEGSCVTTEMSEALIVFISLCGVMATGAACVGAFFAARRVWGHYNEMRHVKVTLPPGLASVNVYCPTSYSY